From the genome of Desulfosoma sp.:
CTCGGTAGGACCAGGCCGAGAAGAAACCATCATCCTTCAAGATCCTTTTTCTCGTTAGAGGGTTCACCGAACCTAACTCTTCATGGCCGAAAAGTGCCGGGTAAGGAGGCGGGGCTTTTCGGCCAAAGGATGCATCCTTTCCCAATCATCGCTCAAGGACGCCGATTCGGGTTCAAGTTGACAGCGGTGGGATTTTTCCGATAAAGTAAATATGTCTACAGTTCACTTATCCACAATCTCTGACGGTAACCGGGCGAGAAAGAATCCCCAAGGAGGGGTTGACCATGGGGAAGAGGGAATTTGACCATGCCACAAAGCCCGTCCGAATGGCCGTGCCTTTCCATCGACCGTTCCTCATGAATATCCCACATCGAATCAGAGGCCTAGAACCTCATTTTCCCTTCCCTGAAGAGTAATCTCCGTGTGGTGGTGGCGAGTTTCCAAACCCCAGAAGTCTTGAAGGGGGTGATAGGTTATGGAAGGTTCGCAAGGGATCTCTGAGCACTCAGCCTTTCCTTTTGGGCTGAACAGAGATCATGTGAAGTGATGGCTCATGGGGTGATATGTGTCTTTTTTCACAGGAGGTCAAAGATGAAGCTGTCGCGTAGAGATTTTCTAAAGATTTCTGGAGCGGCGACGGCGGGTTTGGCCTTGAGCGGCTGTACGACCATGGGCTACCAAAAAAAGCCTGTGGAAGAGCAAGCCTGGAAGCTCAGGACCAAAGACGCCAAAGAAACGCCTTCCGTGTGCTGCTATTGCGGTGTGGGCTGCGGCATCATTTGCCACACAGACCGACAGACGGGCAAGGTGATCTACACGGAAGGTGATGCCGACAGTCCCATCAATCAAGGATCTTTGTGTGCCAAGGGGGCTTCTTCTTATCAATTAGCCATCAACGACAGGCGGGTTACCAAAGTCCTCTACCGAGCCCCCTACAGCGACAAATGGGAAGAAAAGTCGTGGGATTGGGCCATCAAAGAAATCGCGGCTCGCGTCAAAACCAGCCGGGACAAAAGTTTTAAGGTTCAGAACGCCAAGGGAGAAGTGGTCAACCGATGCGAGGGGATTGCTTCAGTGGGCAGCGCCGCTCTGGATAACGAAGAATGCTGGATCTACCAAGCCATGCTGCGTGCCCTGGGACTGGTCTATATTGAGCATCAGGCCCGTATTTGACACAGCCCCACGGTAGCGGCTCTGGCAGAGTCGTTCGGACGCGGCGCAATGACCAATCATTGGAATGATCTACAAAACAGCGATTGCATCCTTATCATGGGAAGCAACGCAGCGGAGAATCATCCGATCTCCTTTCGCTGGATCATGAAGGCCAAAGAGCGAGGAGCCATCCTTATCCATGTGGATCCTCGCTACACACGCACCTCGGCAAAAGCTGATTTCTACACGGCATTGCGTTCCGGCACGGATATTGCCTTCCTTGGCGGCATGATCAACTACATCCTTTCTAATAATCTCTACTTCAAGGATTACGTCATCCACTATTCCAACGCCAGCTTCATCGTGGGACCGAAATACGACTTCAAGGACGGCTTGTTTTCGGGATTCGATCCTGTCACTCGAAAGTATGACAAGAGTACATGGGCTTACGAACTGGACGAAAACGGAGTTCCCAAAAAAGATCTTACGTTGAAACATCCCCGTTGTGTTTTCCAATTACTGAAAAAACACTATTCTCGATACACTTTGGATAAGGTTTCCAAAGTCACAGGCACACCCAAAGAAGATCTCAAAAAGGTTTACGAACTTTACAGTGCCACCGGAAAGTCGGACAAAGCTGGGACGATTCTTTACGCCATGGGCTGGACGCAGCACACTGTAGCTGCTCAGAACATTCGAGCTATGGCGATCATTCAGATCCTCTTGGGCAACATGGGCATCGCCGGGGGTGGTGTGAACGCTTTGCGTGGGGAATCCAACGTGCAGGGCTCCACGGACCATGCCCTGCTGTATCACATTTGGCCGGGTTATAACCCTGTGCCGACTGGCTCGGTTCCCACTCTGGCCGACTACATCAAGAAGTACACTCCGGTGTCAAAAGATCCCTTGAGCGCCAACTGGTGGCAGAACCGGCCCAAATACGTGGTCAGTTTTCTGAAAGCCATGTTTGGCGACGCCGCCGATGCCTCCAACGACTTCGGTTACGCTTGGATGCCGAAGCTGGATGACGGCAAGGCTTACAGTTGGCTGGATCTTTTTGATGCCATGTATCAAGGTCAGTTCACCGGCTTTTTCGCTTGGGGGCAGAACCCTGCCTGCAGCGGCGCGAATTCCGTGAAAACACGCGAAGCCTTGGCGAAACTGGACTGGATGGTCAATGTGAACCTGTTCCAGAATGAGACAGCCTCTTTTTGGCACGCTCCGGGTGTGGATCCCAAGAAGATCAAAACGGAAGTGTTCTTCTTGCCTTGCGCCGCCTTTATGGAAAAGGAAGGCTCTGTCACCAATTCCGGCCGATGGGCTCAATGGCGTTACAAGGCCCAGGATCCTCCGGGAGAAGCCAAACCCGACGGGGACATTATCGTGGAACTCTTTGGAGAAATCCGCAAGCTGTACGCCAAGGAGGGCGGGGCCTTTCCTGATCCGATTCTCAAACTCAAATGGGACTACACAACCAACGGCCATTTCGATCCCCATAAAGTGGCTCGAACCATCAACGGTGAATTCACCAAAGAGGTCACTATCGGTGACAAAACCTACAAAAAAGGCCAATCGGTGCCGTCTTTTGCGCTCCTGCGTGATGATGGCTCCACCAGCAGCGGCTGCTGGATCTATTGCCAGAGTTACACGGAAGACGGCAACAAGATGGCCCGTCGAGACAACAAGGATACCAGCGGCATTGGGCTCTATTCCAACTGGGCTTGGTGTTGGCCTCTAAATCGACGCATCCTCTACAATCGAGCCTCCGTAGATCTCATGGGCCGACCGTGGAACCCAAATCGACCGGTGATCAGCTTTGCGGGTGAAGTGAAGGAAGGCAAGTACGTCTCTTCCAAATGGGTCGGCGATGTTCCGGACGGTGCCTGGTATCCCATGATGAATCCGGACGGCACTCCGCGCTCCGACAGCAAATACCCGTTTATCATGAAGCCACACGGCTTTGCGGATATTTTCGGCCCAGGCCTTGCCGACGGTCCTTTCCCGGAACACTATGAACCCATAGAGTGCCCTGTGGAAAAGAACCTGTTCAGCTCTCAATTCACCAATCCCGTGGCGGCCATGTTCGGCACAGACAAAGATATCTACAGAACGTGCGATCCTCGGTATCCTTTTGTAGGCACCACGTACCGGGTGACCGAACATTGGCAAACGGGCGTGCTCACACGATGGCAGCCCTGGCTTCTCGAGACGGAACCTCAGGTGTTTGTGGAAATGAGCGAAGAGCTGTCCAAGCTGCGAGGGATCAAAAACGGGGAGACGGTTATTGTGGAATCGGCTCGGGGTTCCTTGGAAGCGGTAGCCATTGTGACCAAGCGTTTTCGGCCTTTGCTTGTCCATGGGCAGGAAATTCACCAAGTGGGACTGCCGTGGCATTACGGATGGGTCTGGCCGCCGCAGGGAGGAGATAGCGCTAATTTGCTCACGCCTTCAGCGGCGGATCCCAATACTCGAATTCCTGAAACCAAAGCGTTTATGGTCAACGTGCGTAAGAAGGGAGCCTAGGCCATGGCAGGAATGAGCTTTTTCATCGACACGACCCGATGTACGGCCTGCCGTGGGTGCCAGATTGCTTGCAAAAACTGGAACCAAAACGGCGCCGGAATGACAAAAAACCTGGGAAGCCATCAAAATCCTCCGGACTTGGACGAAAACACCTTTAAACTGGTGCGGTTCAGTGAATCGGA
Proteins encoded in this window:
- the fdnG gene encoding formate dehydrogenase-N subunit alpha, with product MKLSRRDFLKISGAATAGLALSGCTTMGYQKKPVEEQAWKLRTKDAKETPSVCCYCGVGCGIICHTDRQTGKVIYTEGDADSPINQGSLCAKGASSYQLAINDRRVTKVLYRAPYSDKWEEKSWDWAIKEIAARVKTSRDKSFKVQNAKGEVVNRCEGIASVGSAALDNEECWIYQAMLRALGLVYIEHQARIUHSPTVAALAESFGRGAMTNHWNDLQNSDCILIMGSNAAENHPISFRWIMKAKERGAILIHVDPRYTRTSAKADFYTALRSGTDIAFLGGMINYILSNNLYFKDYVIHYSNASFIVGPKYDFKDGLFSGFDPVTRKYDKSTWAYELDENGVPKKDLTLKHPRCVFQLLKKHYSRYTLDKVSKVTGTPKEDLKKVYELYSATGKSDKAGTILYAMGWTQHTVAAQNIRAMAIIQILLGNMGIAGGGVNALRGESNVQGSTDHALLYHIWPGYNPVPTGSVPTLADYIKKYTPVSKDPLSANWWQNRPKYVVSFLKAMFGDAADASNDFGYAWMPKLDDGKAYSWLDLFDAMYQGQFTGFFAWGQNPACSGANSVKTREALAKLDWMVNVNLFQNETASFWHAPGVDPKKIKTEVFFLPCAAFMEKEGSVTNSGRWAQWRYKAQDPPGEAKPDGDIIVELFGEIRKLYAKEGGAFPDPILKLKWDYTTNGHFDPHKVARTINGEFTKEVTIGDKTYKKGQSVPSFALLRDDGSTSSGCWIYCQSYTEDGNKMARRDNKDTSGIGLYSNWAWCWPLNRRILYNRASVDLMGRPWNPNRPVISFAGEVKEGKYVSSKWVGDVPDGAWYPMMNPDGTPRSDSKYPFIMKPHGFADIFGPGLADGPFPEHYEPIECPVEKNLFSSQFTNPVAAMFGTDKDIYRTCDPRYPFVGTTYRVTEHWQTGVLTRWQPWLLETEPQVFVEMSEELSKLRGIKNGETVIVESARGSLEAVAIVTKRFRPLLVHGQEIHQVGLPWHYGWVWPPQGGDSANLLTPSAADPNTRIPETKAFMVNVRKKGA